ataagtctgactcaattaatagtcgtacatttttaagttcttcaattacgacaacaatcggatccacgacacctttgaatattcttgatctgaatttctactaagctttaagttgtagattatttaaataattggagttttttctaaagcttaatgatatttttttgttcgcttaaaagagatttcaattggaaaacaaaaaccaattaagcgagtttatttattattaaagttcttccgttttatatgaactgggttaatataagttccaatttcatgtacatatataataatattgaaaataataaatattgaaaattcaatttttttggttcatattttattcatatggctgctccaggtaaagtaaatctgcaggtaaaattcacgttatatggcggttatataaatggtaaaaccgcagtaaaattgattgtcaaatgactcgaaaatgtagagtgaaatgacggaaaaatgaccgccatttgacgagcattgtgacgtgtgtgagcagcacagtactatgctcacatcctatacgtgggagcggaatgcacgatcgaaacggaaaatttggtcacaaaacctaatccgcccatgcaaaaatgactatgaatataaccgctgcagaaagtcacaatgaccgtaaaatgactagtaaaatgacgtggagcgctTTTGCAGggtatatgcttgccttttcttacatgcaatgtaccctcaaatacgtcacaaaaattttctgcgacCGCCATTTATTGTTTTCAGCTTGAAACCACAAGCGCAGCAACAGCAGAGTAATAAAAAttgatttacaaataatttcggatataataaaaactaaatttaaattaagtgttgtgtgcgctacggtatttgcattttgtattaataatacatttatattttccacaaaggaaccaaaatcaagtAAGTTTTAATGCGATATGGGCAAGCCTTTTTCTGGGAAATCTAACATCATTTTCCCATATCGCTACACATACATTCATTCATTTTCATAACTGGTGCTACAAAATCTGCATCGTTCAATCTGTTATATTGTAGGATttgctttaatataatttgaattaataaaaacctattattgacaggatatcgaaaatttgtcccCATTATCGCCAGAGGTAATTTCGCGTCAGGCAACAATCAATATTGGCAGGATTGGACACGGTAAGTCCACTGTTCTGAAATCTATTTCCGGAGTTCAAACGAAAAGCTATTTtttatgcaatgccacgacagcagcaccaacaacctatctgccaatgccacaacagtcgggctatccaccacaacctggtccacctggttgcCCTCCACAACCTCAACATTCAGGCTATCCCCTACAACAACCAagtgcaccaggtggttacatgggtcaaatgatgccaccaacgcaacctggacaggcgccaatgcccagtcatCCACCCATGCCGgctcaacccccaatacccggacgtcatggttataatgtatgctaatacaactaatatatttcaaatattactgatgattatttttgtattattttctttagcaaccacctgcacctggtactggtatatatcaacagccgcaacagtagcccaacaccgtttagatcccgatcaggtgcctaatccgataagcgttatcgctgaaaatcaaaatagcgctggtggtgcttttattactaatgaacatggcttattaccaccattggtgaccacaaaatatgtggtacaagatcagggtaatTCCTCGCCACGTTAcattaggtattgatattcgaaattattttttgtttggcagttacattgatctttctcgtttgcaggcctTTTTTTATTggatacctgcaacagctgatttattaaaaaacaacagctttgtcctttacacttaccatctcaccaatggcacgcatggttgagggtgaatatgagccacccattgcaAATTTTGGTGAaatgggtccaattagatgtaatcgttgcaaggctaatatgcaatttgtagatgctggtcggcgtttccaatgtctaatgtgtaaggaacaacagatggtaaaaaaaactttcactttaaattgtgttcattgatccatattttttctcaacagtgccaactgaatatttccaacatttcggccacaccggacagcctgtcgataaatatgaacgtcctgaacttgtattgggtacatgagtttttgtgtaaaaaatatttgggtaccgatagctctcaaggtagaaCCTCAACTCATaacaacatcaatgcctcgcattcaattgtggacgctgtacgcactacattgggttcacacaGTATGGACaaacatattgttgattccagtggtagggccacaatttcaaatgatggggcaactattatgaaactattggatattgtgcatccagccgtaaaactctagtcaacatcgccaaatctcaaaatgatgaggtaagttttttgttatattagaatgtgtagaataaaaatgtttctcttatcaggtctgcgatggcaccacttcagtagtattttaagcatgtgaaatcttaaaacaagttaagccatatgttgaggaaggcgtgcatgcacttatcatcattaaagctatacgcaaagcattacaattatgcgtGACCAAAATATGACGAGGCTGAACATGTcatgctttattggaaaaatgcgctgccacagcaatg
The DNA window shown above is from Eurosta solidaginis isolate ZX-2024a chromosome 2, ASM4086904v1, whole genome shotgun sequence and carries:
- the LOC137242460 gene encoding uncharacterized protein isoform X1, translating into MARMVEGEYEPPIANFGEMGPIRCNRCKANMQFVDAGRRFQCLMCKEQQMCQLNISNISATPDSLSINMNVLNLYWVHEFLCKKYLGTDSSQGRTSTHNNINASHSIVDAVRTTLGSHSMDKHIVDSSGRATISNDGATIMKLLDIVHPAVKL